In Doryrhamphus excisus isolate RoL2022-K1 chromosome 7, RoL_Dexc_1.0, whole genome shotgun sequence, one genomic interval encodes:
- the dnaaf9 gene encoding uncharacterized protein C20orf194 homolog isoform X1: MAGIRRATGKYPGVTPAVSCCRLRQVQSLLSDGDTSSSDGILCSLGIDSRYNEGCTELAKYLFYGLYGRSPINMEHSLEGFSEEMLDDVILLIKAECVHLYCNPVNFNYLLPYLSHWRNLHLYCMTEIEYQDEEAAEEFKISSFVTMVQDCHRIGVPYSSLGHVQKFDIFMVEKWPLIQAFALEGIGGGSFFTLKYKLSDMSEQLWQLYSRLDSVSLDQLLAQDLSSFERQWSSFFSSMDLESHLSILELSEAQAGEAFRLYYSHGLISSNITDKNKERQPFVLFGAHSSSEDMDSYSFNFPSESHQVRSTGPAGGAARHMILQCVAPRGALACCRTYFFGTTHTPYLGSYHTKPKKTQVLLLSGIYSAAVQAVLAGIKCFTRTSSATKAKDVAEHTFLATLDSLDLSAYCSLLKSRCEFIIQAANKQGRLLPLTDAASRFVIKNASMTVCNIPDLQGGGDNLGSVVFSEAFLESSINIQHKDGTVSSDSCCTILTANVPRYACWMMEPDVKQSELAQQLTKNEEDSCLGFALTIADPAYILSSSHLSAPEDGKISFFSGGLLFVHSQYGSITISQEHISTIRFYDPDPSAVLSLFVDYKASLLPHLPFPLHSPDQCLVFALQPKSKGCRCFYSKVLLEWPSAESGLTVHSVDQDQLTWSHKSMHSRLQQLHDGQEPPVAKRRGTLKTLHSHQPEQDMFLQHFSLSSIDEEPILFDHLGALFPSAKLSRNSSSQGDTKVVITVISGLPGSHKETLCDFLVRLNREYGRWLVYPPAADPCDVFSASHLQDFLSDFSENHKRTLGGKWRLLVLSPGYIDVLDVVRAVLFHPDPVVQAYFTIGAVTACVDPLASCMEHRFAFPKLLEQCSQGIVSVVVFTGPAAEQTHPLVQHIQQLVRTANPSAAFVLAARGAVTRNEDVKLILSESSFNGPQMLRARYVLYPGWCTGRFLSGSGSLVLGQHRVAFSRPLERPLFLVRCKALKASLRPSPFRGNVYNLSGKVRFSDSQHVMEVSYNTVTGNLIIIPEQSVDPLIQAGVQRNDSPCFLVFDGVSLAEDGLKDWLRLCTKQRQTKKPQKTEATLSPQEIKNIHMSRHLDPLPPGFFYNGYQYVDIFGEKRNSHPNMDEFIKEYVAEANKDIELFNRQLELQVQPDLFDP, from the exons ATGGCCGGGATTAGACGAGCTACTGGGAAATACCCTGGAGTGACCCCAGCTGTCAG TTGCTGCCGCCTGCGTCAGGTTCAGTCTCTGCTGAGCGATGGAGATACTTCCAGTTCTGATGGCATCCTGTGCTCTCTTG GAATTGACAGCCGGTACAATGAGGGCTGCACAGAGCTGGCAAAATACCTCTTCTATGGCCTCTACGGAAGAAGTCCAATCAACATGGAACATTCCCTGGAGGGGTTCTCAGAAGAAATGCTGGATG ACGTCATCCTACTGATCAAGGCCGAGTGTGTTCACCTCTACTGCAACCCAGTCAACTTTAACTACCTGCTGCCTTATTTGTCTCACTGGAGGAACCTGCACCTCTACTGCATGACTGAAATTGAG TACCAAGATGAAGAGGCGGCAGAGGAGTTCAAAATCTCCAGTTTTGTCACAATGGTGCAAGACTGCCATCGCATCGGTGTCCCCTACAGCTCCCTTG GACATGTGCAAAAGTTTGATATCTTCATGGTGGAAAAGTGGCCCCTTATCCAAGCCTTCGCCCTGGAGGGCATTGGTGGAGGAAGCTTTTTCAccctgaagtacaag TTGTCGGACATGAGCGAGCAACTGTGGCAGCTTTACAGCCGACTGGACTCTGTGTCTCTGGACCAGCTGCTGGCCCAG GATTTGAGCAGCTTTGAGAGGCAGTGGAGCAGCTTCTTCTCCAGCATGGACCTGGAGAGTCATCTGTCCATTTTGGAATTGTCTGAGGCGCAGGCAGGAGAG GCCTTCCGTCTGTATTACTCCCATGGACTCATCTCAAGCAACATCACAGACAAAAA TAAAGAGAGGCAGCCCTTCGTTTTGTTTGGTGCACACTCGTCCTCAGAAGACATGGACAGTTATTCCTTCAACTTTCCGTCTGAGAGTCATCAAGTTCGCAGCACAGGACCTGCAGGTGGTGCAGCCCGACACATG ATTTTGCAATGTGTTGCCCCCAGAGGAGCGTTAGCCTGCTGTCGGACCTATTTCTTTGGAACCACACACACGCCGTACCTTG GGAGTTATCacacaaagccaaagaaaacCCAAGTCTT GCTGTTGTCCGGCATTTACTCAGCTGCTGTTCAAGCCGTTCTTGCAGGAATCAAATGCTTCACCAGAACTTCCAGTGCCACCAAG GCTAAAGATGTAGCAGAACACACCTTCTTGGCCACTTTGGACTCTTTGGATTTAAGTGCATACTGTAGTCTTCTCAA ATCCAGATGTGAATTCATCATTCAGGCAGCCAATAAGCAGGGGCG GCTCCTACCTCTGACCGATGCTGCAAGCCGCTTTGTCATAAAAAAC GCCTCCATGACAGTCTGCAACATCCCAGACCTGCAGGGGGGTGGGGACAACCTCGGCTCTGTGGTCTTCTCTGAAGCCTTCCTAGAATCCAGCATCAACATTCAACACAAAG ACGGCACGGTGTCCTCAGACAGCTGCTGCACCATCCTTACTGCAAACGTGCCTCGGTACGCCTGCTGGATG ATGGAACCTGATGTCAAGCAGTCTGAACTGGCCCAGCAACTTACGAAG AATGAGGAAGACTCTTGTCTGGGATTTGCTTTAACCATAGCAGACCCAGCGTACATATTGTCCAGCAGCCATCTTTCAGCCCCTGAAGACG GTAAAatcagcttcttctctggcgGGCTTCTGTTTGTCCATTCTCAGTACGGAAGCATCACTATCTCCCAGGAACACATCAGTACCATTCGGTTCTATGACCCG GACCCTAGTGCGGTGTTGTCCCTCTTTGTGGACTACAAGGCCAGCCTGCTCCCTCACCTGCCCTTCCCCCTCCACAGCCCCGACCAGTGCCTGGTCTTTGCCCTTCAGCCCAAGTCAAAGGGTTGCAGGTGCTTCTACTCCAAG GTTTTGCTAGAGTGGCCAAGTGCTGAATCTGGACTCACCGTGCACTCGGTGGACCAGGACCAGCTGACGTGGAGTCACAAAAGCAT GCACAGTAGGCTGCAACAGCTGCATGATGGTCAGGAGCCCCCAGTGGCCAAACGCAGAGGCACCCTGAAGACATTACACTCACATCAGCCAGAGCAGGACAT GTTCCTGCAACACTTTTCCCTGAGCAGCATCGACGAGGAGCCTATACTGTTTGACCACCTGGGGGCACTCTTCCCTTCCGCAAAGCTGAGCAGGAACTCCAGCAGCCAGGGAGACACCAAG gtTGTCATCACTGTTATCAGCGGGCTACCAGGAAGCCACAAGGAGACGCTCTGCGACTTCCTGGTCCGGCTGAACAGAGAATACGGAAG GTGGTTGGTGTATCCACCGGCTGCTGACCCCTGCGACGTCTTCTCAGCCTCTCACCTGCAGGACTTTTTATCTGACTTCTCAGAGAACCATAAGAGGACCCTGGGAGGCAAGTGGCGCCTGTTGGTGCTCTCACCTGG ATACATAGATGTTCTAGATGTTGTTCGGGCTGTGCTTTTCCACCCGGATCCTGTTGTCCAGGCCTATTTTACCATCGGCGCTGTTACTGCCTGCGTTGATCCACTGGCCTCCTGCATGGAGCACAG GTTTGCCTTTCCTAAACTGTTGGAGCAGTGTAGCCAAG GTATCGTAAGTGTGGTGGTGTTCACCGGGCCTGCGGCAGAGCAGACGCACCCCCTGGTGCAGCACATTCAGCAGTTGGTACGCACCGCCAACCCCAGCGCAGCCTTCGTCCTGGCAGCGAGGGGAGCGGTCACCAG GAATGAAGACGTCAAGCTAATTTTGTCTGAGAGCAGCTTCAATGGACCTCAGATGCTGAGAGCACGTTATGTCCTCTACCCAGGCTG GTGCACAGGGCGCTTCCTGTCTGGCTCTGGGTCTCTGGTCCTCGGCCAGCATCGCGTGGCTTTCAGCCGGCCTCTTGAGAGGCCTCTATTTCTGGTCCGCTGTAAAG CTCTCAAGGCATCACTGAGGCCGAGCCCCTTCCGAGGGAATGTCTACAATCTTTCTGGAAAAGTCAGGTTTTCTG ACTCTCAGCATGTGATGGAGGTGAGCTACAACACTGTGACCGGTAACCTCATCATCATCCCGGAGCAGAGCGTCGACCCCTTGATTCAAGCGGGCGTTCAAAGGAACGATTCGCCGTGCTTCCTGGTCTTTGATGGGGTCAGCCTGGCTGAGGACGGACTCAAGGACTGGCTCAGGCTGTGCACCAAGCAG AGACAGACCAAGAAGCCTCAAAAAACTGAAGCAACTCTTTCACCGCAAGAAATCAAGAACATTCAC ATGAGCAGACACTTGGACCCACTGCCACCAGGATTCTTCTACAACGGTTATCAATATGTGGACATCTTTGGAGAGAAAAGAAACAGTCATCCCA ACATGGACGAGTTCATCAAGGAGTACGTGGCTGAGGCCAACAAAGACATCGAGCTGTTCAACCGCCAGCTGGAGCTGCAGGTGCAACCGGACCTGTTTGATCCTTGA
- the dnaaf9 gene encoding uncharacterized protein C20orf194 homolog isoform X3, which yields MAGIRRATGKYPGVTPAVSCCRLRQVQSLLSDGDTSSSDGILCSLGIDSRYNEGCTELAKYLFYGLYGRSPINMEHSLEGFSEEMLDDVILLIKAECVHLYCNPVNFNYLLPYLSHWRNLHLYCMTEIEYQDEEAAEEFKISSFVTMVQDCHRIGVPYSSLGHVQKFDIFMVEKWPLIQAFALEGIGGGSFFTLKYKLSDMSEQLWQLYSRLDSVSLDQLLAQDLSSFERQWSSFFSSMDLESHLSILELSEAQAGEAFRLYYSHGLISSNITDKNKERQPFVLFGAHSSSEDMDSYSFNFPSESHQVRSTGPAGGAARHMILQCVAPRGALACCRTYFFGTTHTPYLGSYHTKPKKTQVLLLSGIYSAAVQAVLAGIKCFTRTSSATKAKDVAEHTFLATLDSLDLSAYCSLLKSRCEFIIQAANKQGRLLPLTDAASRFVIKNASMTVCNIPDLQGGGDNLGSVVFSEAFLESSINIQHKDGTVSSDSCCTILTANVPRYACWMMEPDVKQSELAQQLTKNEEDSCLGFALTIADPAYILSSSHLSAPEDGKISFFSGGLLFVHSQYGSITISQEHISTIRFYDPDPSAVLSLFVDYKASLLPHLPFPLHSPDQCLVFALQPKSKGCRCFYSKVLLEWPSAESGLTVHSVDQDQLTWSHKSMHSRLQQLHDGQEPPVAKRRGTLKTLHSHQPEQDMFLQHFSLSSIDEEPILFDHLGALFPSAKLSRNSSSQGDTKVVITVISGLPGSHKETLCDFLVRLNREYGRWLVYPPAADPCDVFSASHLQDFLSDFSENHKRTLGGKWRLLVLSPGYIDVLDVVRAVLFHPDPVVQAYFTIGAVTACVDPLASCMEHRCTGRFLSGSGSLVLGQHRVAFSRPLERPLFLVRCKALKASLRPSPFRGNVYNLSGKVRFSDSQHVMEVSYNTVTGNLIIIPEQSVDPLIQAGVQRNDSPCFLVFDGVSLAEDGLKDWLRLCTKQRQTKKPQKTEATLSPQEIKNIHMSRHLDPLPPGFFYNGYQYVDIFGEKRNSHPNMDEFIKEYVAEANKDIELFNRQLELQVQPDLFDP from the exons ATGGCCGGGATTAGACGAGCTACTGGGAAATACCCTGGAGTGACCCCAGCTGTCAG TTGCTGCCGCCTGCGTCAGGTTCAGTCTCTGCTGAGCGATGGAGATACTTCCAGTTCTGATGGCATCCTGTGCTCTCTTG GAATTGACAGCCGGTACAATGAGGGCTGCACAGAGCTGGCAAAATACCTCTTCTATGGCCTCTACGGAAGAAGTCCAATCAACATGGAACATTCCCTGGAGGGGTTCTCAGAAGAAATGCTGGATG ACGTCATCCTACTGATCAAGGCCGAGTGTGTTCACCTCTACTGCAACCCAGTCAACTTTAACTACCTGCTGCCTTATTTGTCTCACTGGAGGAACCTGCACCTCTACTGCATGACTGAAATTGAG TACCAAGATGAAGAGGCGGCAGAGGAGTTCAAAATCTCCAGTTTTGTCACAATGGTGCAAGACTGCCATCGCATCGGTGTCCCCTACAGCTCCCTTG GACATGTGCAAAAGTTTGATATCTTCATGGTGGAAAAGTGGCCCCTTATCCAAGCCTTCGCCCTGGAGGGCATTGGTGGAGGAAGCTTTTTCAccctgaagtacaag TTGTCGGACATGAGCGAGCAACTGTGGCAGCTTTACAGCCGACTGGACTCTGTGTCTCTGGACCAGCTGCTGGCCCAG GATTTGAGCAGCTTTGAGAGGCAGTGGAGCAGCTTCTTCTCCAGCATGGACCTGGAGAGTCATCTGTCCATTTTGGAATTGTCTGAGGCGCAGGCAGGAGAG GCCTTCCGTCTGTATTACTCCCATGGACTCATCTCAAGCAACATCACAGACAAAAA TAAAGAGAGGCAGCCCTTCGTTTTGTTTGGTGCACACTCGTCCTCAGAAGACATGGACAGTTATTCCTTCAACTTTCCGTCTGAGAGTCATCAAGTTCGCAGCACAGGACCTGCAGGTGGTGCAGCCCGACACATG ATTTTGCAATGTGTTGCCCCCAGAGGAGCGTTAGCCTGCTGTCGGACCTATTTCTTTGGAACCACACACACGCCGTACCTTG GGAGTTATCacacaaagccaaagaaaacCCAAGTCTT GCTGTTGTCCGGCATTTACTCAGCTGCTGTTCAAGCCGTTCTTGCAGGAATCAAATGCTTCACCAGAACTTCCAGTGCCACCAAG GCTAAAGATGTAGCAGAACACACCTTCTTGGCCACTTTGGACTCTTTGGATTTAAGTGCATACTGTAGTCTTCTCAA ATCCAGATGTGAATTCATCATTCAGGCAGCCAATAAGCAGGGGCG GCTCCTACCTCTGACCGATGCTGCAAGCCGCTTTGTCATAAAAAAC GCCTCCATGACAGTCTGCAACATCCCAGACCTGCAGGGGGGTGGGGACAACCTCGGCTCTGTGGTCTTCTCTGAAGCCTTCCTAGAATCCAGCATCAACATTCAACACAAAG ACGGCACGGTGTCCTCAGACAGCTGCTGCACCATCCTTACTGCAAACGTGCCTCGGTACGCCTGCTGGATG ATGGAACCTGATGTCAAGCAGTCTGAACTGGCCCAGCAACTTACGAAG AATGAGGAAGACTCTTGTCTGGGATTTGCTTTAACCATAGCAGACCCAGCGTACATATTGTCCAGCAGCCATCTTTCAGCCCCTGAAGACG GTAAAatcagcttcttctctggcgGGCTTCTGTTTGTCCATTCTCAGTACGGAAGCATCACTATCTCCCAGGAACACATCAGTACCATTCGGTTCTATGACCCG GACCCTAGTGCGGTGTTGTCCCTCTTTGTGGACTACAAGGCCAGCCTGCTCCCTCACCTGCCCTTCCCCCTCCACAGCCCCGACCAGTGCCTGGTCTTTGCCCTTCAGCCCAAGTCAAAGGGTTGCAGGTGCTTCTACTCCAAG GTTTTGCTAGAGTGGCCAAGTGCTGAATCTGGACTCACCGTGCACTCGGTGGACCAGGACCAGCTGACGTGGAGTCACAAAAGCAT GCACAGTAGGCTGCAACAGCTGCATGATGGTCAGGAGCCCCCAGTGGCCAAACGCAGAGGCACCCTGAAGACATTACACTCACATCAGCCAGAGCAGGACAT GTTCCTGCAACACTTTTCCCTGAGCAGCATCGACGAGGAGCCTATACTGTTTGACCACCTGGGGGCACTCTTCCCTTCCGCAAAGCTGAGCAGGAACTCCAGCAGCCAGGGAGACACCAAG gtTGTCATCACTGTTATCAGCGGGCTACCAGGAAGCCACAAGGAGACGCTCTGCGACTTCCTGGTCCGGCTGAACAGAGAATACGGAAG GTGGTTGGTGTATCCACCGGCTGCTGACCCCTGCGACGTCTTCTCAGCCTCTCACCTGCAGGACTTTTTATCTGACTTCTCAGAGAACCATAAGAGGACCCTGGGAGGCAAGTGGCGCCTGTTGGTGCTCTCACCTGG ATACATAGATGTTCTAGATGTTGTTCGGGCTGTGCTTTTCCACCCGGATCCTGTTGTCCAGGCCTATTTTACCATCGGCGCTGTTACTGCCTGCGTTGATCCACTGGCCTCCTGCATGGAGCACAG GTGCACAGGGCGCTTCCTGTCTGGCTCTGGGTCTCTGGTCCTCGGCCAGCATCGCGTGGCTTTCAGCCGGCCTCTTGAGAGGCCTCTATTTCTGGTCCGCTGTAAAG CTCTCAAGGCATCACTGAGGCCGAGCCCCTTCCGAGGGAATGTCTACAATCTTTCTGGAAAAGTCAGGTTTTCTG ACTCTCAGCATGTGATGGAGGTGAGCTACAACACTGTGACCGGTAACCTCATCATCATCCCGGAGCAGAGCGTCGACCCCTTGATTCAAGCGGGCGTTCAAAGGAACGATTCGCCGTGCTTCCTGGTCTTTGATGGGGTCAGCCTGGCTGAGGACGGACTCAAGGACTGGCTCAGGCTGTGCACCAAGCAG AGACAGACCAAGAAGCCTCAAAAAACTGAAGCAACTCTTTCACCGCAAGAAATCAAGAACATTCAC ATGAGCAGACACTTGGACCCACTGCCACCAGGATTCTTCTACAACGGTTATCAATATGTGGACATCTTTGGAGAGAAAAGAAACAGTCATCCCA ACATGGACGAGTTCATCAAGGAGTACGTGGCTGAGGCCAACAAAGACATCGAGCTGTTCAACCGCCAGCTGGAGCTGCAGGTGCAACCGGACCTGTTTGATCCTTGA
- the dnaaf9 gene encoding uncharacterized protein C20orf194 homolog isoform X2, with protein MAGIRRATGKYPGVTPAVSCCRLRQVQSLLSDGDTSSSDGILCSLGIDSRYNEGCTELAKYLFYGLYGRSPINMEHSLEGFSEEMLDDVILLIKAECVHLYCNPVNFNYLLPYLSHWRNLHLYCMTEIEYQDEEAAEEFKISSFVTMVQDCHRIGVPYSSLGHVQKFDIFMVEKWPLIQAFALEGIGGGSFFTLKYKLSDMSEQLWQLYSRLDSVSLDQLLAQDLSSFERQWSSFFSSMDLESHLSILELSEAQAGEAFRLYYSHGLISSNITDKNKERQPFVLFGAHSSSEDMDSYSFNFPSESHQVRSTGPAGGAARHMILQCVAPRGALACCRTYFFGTTHTPYLGSYHTKPKKTQVLLLSGIYSAAVQAVLAGIKCFTRTSSATKAKDVAEHTFLATLDSLDLSAYCSLLKSRCEFIIQAANKQGRLLPLTDAASRFVIKNASMTVCNIPDLQGGGDNLGSVVFSEAFLESSINIQHKDGTVSSDSCCTILTANVPRYACWMMEPDVKQSELAQQLTKNEEDSCLGFALTIADPAYILSSSHLSAPEDGKISFFSGGLLFVHSQYGSITISQEHISTIRFYDPDPSAVLSLFVDYKASLLPHLPFPLHSPDQCLVFALQPKSKGCRCFYSKVLLEWPSAESGLTVHSVDQDQLTWSHKSMHSRLQQLHDGQEPPVAKRRGTLKTLHSHQPEQDMFLQHFSLSSIDEEPILFDHLGALFPSAKLSRNSSSQGDTKVVITVISGLPGSHKETLCDFLVRLNREYGRWLVYPPAADPCDVFSASHLQDFLSDFSENHKRTLGGKWRLLVLSPGYIDVLDVVRAVLFHPDPVVQAYFTIGAVTACVDPLASCMEHRFAFPKLLEQCSQGIVSVVVFTGPAAEQTHPLVQHIQQLVRTANPSAAFVLAARGAVTRNEDVKLILSESSFNGPQMLRARYVLYPGWCTGRFLSGSGSLVLGQHRVAFSRPLERPLFLVRCKALKASLRPSPFRGNVYNLSGKVRFSDSQHVMEVSYNTVTGNLIIIPEQSVDPLIQAGVQRNDSPCFLVFDGVSLAEDGLKDWLRLCTKQMSRHLDPLPPGFFYNGYQYVDIFGEKRNSHPNMDEFIKEYVAEANKDIELFNRQLELQVQPDLFDP; from the exons ATGGCCGGGATTAGACGAGCTACTGGGAAATACCCTGGAGTGACCCCAGCTGTCAG TTGCTGCCGCCTGCGTCAGGTTCAGTCTCTGCTGAGCGATGGAGATACTTCCAGTTCTGATGGCATCCTGTGCTCTCTTG GAATTGACAGCCGGTACAATGAGGGCTGCACAGAGCTGGCAAAATACCTCTTCTATGGCCTCTACGGAAGAAGTCCAATCAACATGGAACATTCCCTGGAGGGGTTCTCAGAAGAAATGCTGGATG ACGTCATCCTACTGATCAAGGCCGAGTGTGTTCACCTCTACTGCAACCCAGTCAACTTTAACTACCTGCTGCCTTATTTGTCTCACTGGAGGAACCTGCACCTCTACTGCATGACTGAAATTGAG TACCAAGATGAAGAGGCGGCAGAGGAGTTCAAAATCTCCAGTTTTGTCACAATGGTGCAAGACTGCCATCGCATCGGTGTCCCCTACAGCTCCCTTG GACATGTGCAAAAGTTTGATATCTTCATGGTGGAAAAGTGGCCCCTTATCCAAGCCTTCGCCCTGGAGGGCATTGGTGGAGGAAGCTTTTTCAccctgaagtacaag TTGTCGGACATGAGCGAGCAACTGTGGCAGCTTTACAGCCGACTGGACTCTGTGTCTCTGGACCAGCTGCTGGCCCAG GATTTGAGCAGCTTTGAGAGGCAGTGGAGCAGCTTCTTCTCCAGCATGGACCTGGAGAGTCATCTGTCCATTTTGGAATTGTCTGAGGCGCAGGCAGGAGAG GCCTTCCGTCTGTATTACTCCCATGGACTCATCTCAAGCAACATCACAGACAAAAA TAAAGAGAGGCAGCCCTTCGTTTTGTTTGGTGCACACTCGTCCTCAGAAGACATGGACAGTTATTCCTTCAACTTTCCGTCTGAGAGTCATCAAGTTCGCAGCACAGGACCTGCAGGTGGTGCAGCCCGACACATG ATTTTGCAATGTGTTGCCCCCAGAGGAGCGTTAGCCTGCTGTCGGACCTATTTCTTTGGAACCACACACACGCCGTACCTTG GGAGTTATCacacaaagccaaagaaaacCCAAGTCTT GCTGTTGTCCGGCATTTACTCAGCTGCTGTTCAAGCCGTTCTTGCAGGAATCAAATGCTTCACCAGAACTTCCAGTGCCACCAAG GCTAAAGATGTAGCAGAACACACCTTCTTGGCCACTTTGGACTCTTTGGATTTAAGTGCATACTGTAGTCTTCTCAA ATCCAGATGTGAATTCATCATTCAGGCAGCCAATAAGCAGGGGCG GCTCCTACCTCTGACCGATGCTGCAAGCCGCTTTGTCATAAAAAAC GCCTCCATGACAGTCTGCAACATCCCAGACCTGCAGGGGGGTGGGGACAACCTCGGCTCTGTGGTCTTCTCTGAAGCCTTCCTAGAATCCAGCATCAACATTCAACACAAAG ACGGCACGGTGTCCTCAGACAGCTGCTGCACCATCCTTACTGCAAACGTGCCTCGGTACGCCTGCTGGATG ATGGAACCTGATGTCAAGCAGTCTGAACTGGCCCAGCAACTTACGAAG AATGAGGAAGACTCTTGTCTGGGATTTGCTTTAACCATAGCAGACCCAGCGTACATATTGTCCAGCAGCCATCTTTCAGCCCCTGAAGACG GTAAAatcagcttcttctctggcgGGCTTCTGTTTGTCCATTCTCAGTACGGAAGCATCACTATCTCCCAGGAACACATCAGTACCATTCGGTTCTATGACCCG GACCCTAGTGCGGTGTTGTCCCTCTTTGTGGACTACAAGGCCAGCCTGCTCCCTCACCTGCCCTTCCCCCTCCACAGCCCCGACCAGTGCCTGGTCTTTGCCCTTCAGCCCAAGTCAAAGGGTTGCAGGTGCTTCTACTCCAAG GTTTTGCTAGAGTGGCCAAGTGCTGAATCTGGACTCACCGTGCACTCGGTGGACCAGGACCAGCTGACGTGGAGTCACAAAAGCAT GCACAGTAGGCTGCAACAGCTGCATGATGGTCAGGAGCCCCCAGTGGCCAAACGCAGAGGCACCCTGAAGACATTACACTCACATCAGCCAGAGCAGGACAT GTTCCTGCAACACTTTTCCCTGAGCAGCATCGACGAGGAGCCTATACTGTTTGACCACCTGGGGGCACTCTTCCCTTCCGCAAAGCTGAGCAGGAACTCCAGCAGCCAGGGAGACACCAAG gtTGTCATCACTGTTATCAGCGGGCTACCAGGAAGCCACAAGGAGACGCTCTGCGACTTCCTGGTCCGGCTGAACAGAGAATACGGAAG GTGGTTGGTGTATCCACCGGCTGCTGACCCCTGCGACGTCTTCTCAGCCTCTCACCTGCAGGACTTTTTATCTGACTTCTCAGAGAACCATAAGAGGACCCTGGGAGGCAAGTGGCGCCTGTTGGTGCTCTCACCTGG ATACATAGATGTTCTAGATGTTGTTCGGGCTGTGCTTTTCCACCCGGATCCTGTTGTCCAGGCCTATTTTACCATCGGCGCTGTTACTGCCTGCGTTGATCCACTGGCCTCCTGCATGGAGCACAG GTTTGCCTTTCCTAAACTGTTGGAGCAGTGTAGCCAAG GTATCGTAAGTGTGGTGGTGTTCACCGGGCCTGCGGCAGAGCAGACGCACCCCCTGGTGCAGCACATTCAGCAGTTGGTACGCACCGCCAACCCCAGCGCAGCCTTCGTCCTGGCAGCGAGGGGAGCGGTCACCAG GAATGAAGACGTCAAGCTAATTTTGTCTGAGAGCAGCTTCAATGGACCTCAGATGCTGAGAGCACGTTATGTCCTCTACCCAGGCTG GTGCACAGGGCGCTTCCTGTCTGGCTCTGGGTCTCTGGTCCTCGGCCAGCATCGCGTGGCTTTCAGCCGGCCTCTTGAGAGGCCTCTATTTCTGGTCCGCTGTAAAG CTCTCAAGGCATCACTGAGGCCGAGCCCCTTCCGAGGGAATGTCTACAATCTTTCTGGAAAAGTCAGGTTTTCTG ACTCTCAGCATGTGATGGAGGTGAGCTACAACACTGTGACCGGTAACCTCATCATCATCCCGGAGCAGAGCGTCGACCCCTTGATTCAAGCGGGCGTTCAAAGGAACGATTCGCCGTGCTTCCTGGTCTTTGATGGGGTCAGCCTGGCTGAGGACGGACTCAAGGACTGGCTCAGGCTGTGCACCAAGCAG ATGAGCAGACACTTGGACCCACTGCCACCAGGATTCTTCTACAACGGTTATCAATATGTGGACATCTTTGGAGAGAAAAGAAACAGTCATCCCA ACATGGACGAGTTCATCAAGGAGTACGTGGCTGAGGCCAACAAAGACATCGAGCTGTTCAACCGCCAGCTGGAGCTGCAGGTGCAACCGGACCTGTTTGATCCTTGA